Within the Puniceicoccus vermicola genome, the region AACTCGGCCTGATCCCCGATGCTCAGGTAGCTTGTGGCCGGCGAATCGAAGTTTCCGGTCTGCGCATTCGGGGCGCCAGTCTGAGGAACCGGATTGGGAAAATCCGTAAAGCTGGCATTGGAAATAACATCCACGTCCGCCGGGGCTGTGTTGTTGGTCATATCGAAGCCGTTGCCGGATGAATCTTCACCGACGTTGCTGCTGTTTTCGAAACGCCAGTATCCCACGGTTGCGCCGGAGGCCGCGAAGGGGAGGAAGGACAGGATACTGGAAATTGAAAGGAGGGGGAGGAGGATGGTTTTCTTTCGCATGGTTTTGATTCTGTAGGGTTTGTCGTTTTGGCGAGCGGGATGGATGCGTGCCTTGGGTGAACCAAATGACTGAAAAGGAATCTTGATTGCGAGACGACCTCGAGGTTATGAACATCGTTACATTTTTCTGATGAAACCTTCCGAGGACAGATTTGAGGCTTCGGCTCCGAGCATGGCCGATGTTGCGCGGGCTGCGGGAGTTTCCCGAGCGACAGTCTCCCGCGTGTTGAATGGTTCGGCCGCAGTGAAAGATCGCACGATAGAACGAGTGGAAAGTGCGATGGAAGCACTTGGTTACAAGCGCAACCCGATGGTGCAGGCGCTGATGAACCAAGTACGCAGAAGACGGGTCCAGAGTATTTGTAATCTTCTTTGGCTGGAAGAGGTGGGGGAGGAGCACACTGCCAATCGGTTGTATCTCATCCGTGAAGCCGCCCGAAGGCGGGCCGAATCGTTGGGATATGGCTTTGACGTGCTTCATCAGCGGGTGGGGGAGTTGAGTGAGGAGCGATTGTCGGGGATCTTGCTGGCGCGCGGGATTCGCGGTGTTGTCATCGCGCCGGCGGTTCGACCGGTCGAAAGCTACAGTTTTCCCTGGGGTGATGTGGCGACTGCGACGATCGGACGTTCGCTGACGAACCCGAGAATTAGCTATGTCATGATGCACTTCCAGCATGCCATGGACCTGATGTTGGAAGAGTTGAATGCCCGAGGATACCGGAGGATTGGATTCATGCTTTCAAGGGAAGGAAACGCACGGACGGAGAGGGTGCCCTTGATGGCCTACTTGCATCACAGGTTTTTTAGCGATCCAGGGGACTGGGTTGAGCTTCTGTGGGATGACGGGTTATCGGGGGACTCTTTTCAGGAGTGGTACGATATGAACCGCCCGGACGTTGTCGTGGGACTCTATACGAATGGATTGGATTCACTGAGGAGTTGCGGTTTTCGGCTTCCGGATGATGTGGGGTTTGCGAGTTTAAGCAGTCGGGACGAAACCCCTGAAGTCAGTGGAGTTCGGGCGCCCGTCGAGGCACTGGGAGCGGGTGCGGTGGATTTGGTGGTCGCGCAGATTCAGCGCAACGAGTGCGGCATCCCGACGATGCCGAAAACCATTCTCGTGGAGGGGGATTGGAGGGAGGGCAGCACTCTCCGGAGAAAGAAATCCTCTTCGGAGAGCTAGATTTTCTCATTTCGTTACGGGTAACAAAATGAAGCGTTAGCTCTTCGGATCTGTTTTCCGTAGGGATTGGATCGTCGATGCGGTTTCTGCTTCTTTAGACTGTATTGGACCAATGCTCATCCCTCTTCAGATATCCCATCCCTCCTGACTTCCGCCCTGTGGCCTCTCCCCATTCCAGTCGAGAAAACTCCGGTTTCGCATTGATCGTCGCGCTCATGTTGGCGGGCTTGGTCCTTCTTCTCCTTGTCATTCTAAGTGCCATAATCCGAATGGAAGCAGGGCGTTTATCGGTTGACGCGCGAGTGCGGGAGGCGCGAACGAGCGCTGTCTTGGGGTTTCAGGTAGCGATGGGAGAAGTTCAGAGTGGACTGGGCCCGGACAAACGGATTACGGCCAACGCGTCTTCTTCTTCGGTCCCGGTTGAAGGCAAAGAGCATTGGCTTGGCGTTTGGTCCAGT harbors:
- a CDS encoding LacI family DNA-binding transcriptional regulator yields the protein MKPSEDRFEASAPSMADVARAAGVSRATVSRVLNGSAAVKDRTIERVESAMEALGYKRNPMVQALMNQVRRRRVQSICNLLWLEEVGEEHTANRLYLIREAARRRAESLGYGFDVLHQRVGELSEERLSGILLARGIRGVVIAPAVRPVESYSFPWGDVATATIGRSLTNPRISYVMMHFQHAMDLMLEELNARGYRRIGFMLSREGNARTERVPLMAYLHHRFFSDPGDWVELLWDDGLSGDSFQEWYDMNRPDVVVGLYTNGLDSLRSCGFRLPDDVGFASLSSRDETPEVSGVRAPVEALGAGAVDLVVAQIQRNECGIPTMPKTILVEGDWREGSTLRRKKSSSES